In Archocentrus centrarchus isolate MPI-CPG fArcCen1 chromosome 22, fArcCen1, whole genome shotgun sequence, one DNA window encodes the following:
- the LOC115772525 gene encoding RING finger protein 145 produces MPRLEELANVALRVPSILVLDLLYKCDIEGLTEHLKAKNEDMLFKYKYVIWNMYYLGHLINVVVLILPLRHIVTLYLHILTALLLYMGHQISKDYVREELQYGYEGAVYRDSLAFNRFVSAMTSQIILSTLCAFLMKTRKVWLFSAHLLPLLARLCATPHASLLTVNTFSMGLTGAGIIVFLLSNIFVPYRLARAAYSEFLHLEVIELYRLLGVGISLWNQFAVPVLFSVFWFILFIVQLCSDIMSAGPSIAHQGIMFFLLSSVSECCATPYSLLGLTFMVSYLALGLLNLCKFYLGGFAAVQNENVMHRGVTEGVTLLLLALQTGLLDMQALQRTFLLSIILFIVVTSTLQSMIEITDPVILALGASRNRSLWKHFRGISMCLLLLVFPVFMAYKISQFFHMDFWLLILVSSCMLTSLQVTGTMLIYSLFMVELFRSDPIESLDEVIYWVNAVSRVLEFVVALCVVAYGTWESLFGEWSWMGASVIIIHSYFNVWLRAQSGWRSFLLRQEAAKKINSLPRATAQQLQQHNDVCSICFQEMSSAVITYCGHFFHGNCLRKWLYVQETCPMCHQTVRPTPPGQSQASADAPAAPPQRESGPDTAAPEEDQNLDTGRNRQETQSNNVTPDATEQWEEREGFEDGENKEQPAEPHSEDHQGLHFGPSGDCAECVHAVSSGNLSSSIMPLSKSPPNTSNQAEESDEDLILPSTLETVTENTAEGRSVSELGGLEDSVHVHPSCDGTAQSWKSFDSPVANSTEKNQEPISCGKTLVDSPAFVQSCNKNSELCIDCSQLHKGSCAYTDSERLREGGPAPQSLGLFSDTTIPCTSTDTSD; encoded by the exons ATGCCTCGTCTGGAAGAGCTGGCTAACGTTGCTCTCAGGGTGCCGAGCATACTGGTGCTGGACCTGCTCTACAAATGTGACATTGAAGGTTTAACGGAGCACCTCAAGGCCAAAAATGAAGACATGCTCTTCAAATACAAGTATGTCATCTGGAACATGTATTACCTTG gTCATCTGATAAATGTGGTGGTGTTAATCCTGCCATTGAGACACATCGTGACGCTCTACCTCCATATTCTCACTGCCCTGCTCCTATACATGGGGCACCAGATTTCCAA gGATTACGTTCGTGAAGAGCTGCAGTACGGTTATGAAGGAGCAGTGTACCGTGATTCTTTGGCCTTCAACAGATTTGTGTCTGCAATGACTA GTCAGATTATTCTCAGCACGCTGTGTGCCTTCCTGATGAAGACCAGAAAGGTGTGGCTGTTCTCTGCTCACTTGCTCCCTCTGCTGGCCCGACTCTGCGCCACGCCTCATGCCTCGCTACTAACGGTCAACACTTTCTCCATGGGCCTGACTGGAGCAGGGATCATCGTGTTCCTCCTATCAAATATCTTTGTGCCATACCGCCTCGCAAGGGCtgcctactcagagtttcttcACTTGGAG GTGATTGAGCTATACAGACTTCTGGGTGTAGGAATCTCTCTGTGGAACCAGTTTGCCGTCCCAGTGCTCTTCAGTGTCTTCTGgtttattctatttattgtcCAGCTGTGCTCAGACATCATGTCCGCTGGGCCTTCGATAGCCCATCAAGGGATTATGTTCTTCCTGCTCTCAAG TGTCTCTGAATGTTGTGCGACACCGTACTCTCTTCTGGGTCTGACCTTCATGGTGTCCTATCTGGCTCTGGGGCTGCTCAATCTATGCAAGTTTTACCTGGGAGGCTTTGCTGCTGTTCAGAATGAGAATGTTATGCACAG AGGTGTGACTGAGGGCGTCACTCTGCTCCTCCTTGCCCTTCAGACAGGCCTGTTGGACATGCAAGCACTGCAGCGCACGTTTCTCCTCAGCATCATCCTCTTCATCGTGGTGACTTCAACCCTGCAGTCAATGATAGAAATAACAGATCCAGTTATTCTGGCACTGGGTGCGTCACGCAACAG GAGTCTGTGGAAACACTTCCGTGGCATCAGCATGTGTTTGCTTCTCCTGGTTTTCCCAGTGTTTATGGCTTACAAGATCTCCCAGTTCTTCCACATGGACTTCTGGCTCCTCATACTGGTATCCAGCTGCATGCTGACTTCTCTTCAG GTTACAGGCACTATGCTGATCTACTCCCTCTTCATGGTGGAGCTGTTTCGCAGCGACCCGATTGAGAGCCTGGACGAAGTGATTTACTGGGTGAATGCCGTCAGCAGGGTGCTGGAGTTTGTCGTGGCACTGTGCGTGGTGGCTTATGGTACCTGGGAGTCGCTCTTTGGAGAGTGGAGCTGGATGGGCGCCTCTGTCATTATCATCCACTCCTATTTCAATGTTTGGCTCAGAGCTCAATCTGGCTGGAGGAGCTTCCTGCTCAGACAGGAAGCAGCTAAGAAGATCAACTCCCTGCCCAGAGCCACAgctcaacagctgcagcagcacaacGACGTCTGCTCCATCTGCTTTCAG GAAATGAGCTCTGCTGTGATCACATACTGCGGACATTTCTTCCATGGCAACTGCCTCCGCAAATGGCTGTATGTTCAGGAGACGTGCCCCATGTGTCACCAAACGGTACGACCGACACCACCGGGTCAGAGCCAGGCTTCAGCTGATGCTCCAGCTGCTCCACCTCAGAGAGAATCTGGGCCAGATACAGCTGCACCAGAGGAAGATCAGAACCTGGATACGGGCAGGAACAGGCAGGAGACACAAAGCAACAATGTAACTCCTGATGCCACTGAGCAGTGGGAGGAAAGGGAAGGCTTTGAAGATGGAGAAAATAAAGAGCAGCCGGCTGAACCTCACAGTGAAGACCACCAAGGGCTTCATTTTGGCCCCAGTGGAGACTGTGCTGAATGTGTCCATGCAGTGTCTTCAGGGAACCTCTCTAGTTCTATTATGCCATTGAGTAAAAGTCCTCCTAACACTTCCAACCAAGCTGAGGAGAGTGATGAGGACTTGATACTGCCATCAACCCTGGAAACTGTTACTGAGAACACAGCGGAGGGCCGGTCTGTGTCTGAATTAGGAGGACTTGAGGACAGTGTTCATGTCCATCCTAGCTGTGATGGGACAGCTCAATCATGGAAAAGCTTTGATTCACCAGTGGCaaacagtacagagaaaaatcaaGAGCCAATCTCATGTGGCAAAACCCTTGTTGACAGTCCAGCATTTGTCCAGtcgtgtaataaaaactcagaaCTTTGCATTGACTGTTCTCAGCTTCATAAAGGTAGCTGCGCATATACAGACTCAGAAAGGCTCAGAGAGGGTGGACCTGCTCCACAGAGCCTCGGGCTGTTCTCAGACACCACCATCCCATGTACAAGCACAGACACCAGTGACTGA